One stretch of Akkermansia massiliensis DNA includes these proteins:
- the sufC gene encoding Fe-S cluster assembly ATPase SufC, with product MSLVIKNLHAKVQGTEILKGINLEIPKGEVHAIMGPNGSGKSTLSKVLCGHPDYEVTEGEVWLDGQNLLDMSIDERSRAGLFLAFQYPMEVPGVSNANFLRAAMQARMPQGEELDAVTFYKTLYAKMDQLGMSRKFTSRAVNEGFSGGEKKRNEVLQMLLLDPLYAILDETDSGLDIDALRIVSEGVNSMRSPFRSFLVITHYKRLLDYIKPDVVHVLADGRIVRTGGGELVDELESRGYEFLKEAEGAEKA from the coding sequence ATGAGTCTGGTCATTAAAAATTTGCACGCCAAAGTGCAAGGCACGGAAATACTTAAAGGCATCAATCTTGAAATTCCCAAGGGAGAAGTGCACGCGATCATGGGACCCAACGGTTCCGGAAAAAGCACCCTCTCCAAAGTCCTCTGCGGCCACCCGGACTATGAGGTGACGGAAGGGGAGGTCTGGCTGGACGGACAGAACCTGCTGGACATGAGCATTGACGAGCGCAGCCGCGCGGGCCTCTTCCTGGCGTTCCAGTATCCCATGGAAGTTCCCGGCGTGTCCAACGCCAACTTCCTGCGCGCCGCCATGCAGGCCCGCATGCCCCAGGGGGAGGAACTGGATGCGGTTACCTTCTACAAGACGCTGTATGCAAAAATGGACCAGCTCGGCATGTCCCGCAAATTCACCTCCCGCGCCGTCAACGAAGGCTTTTCCGGCGGTGAAAAGAAGCGCAATGAAGTGCTGCAGATGCTTCTTCTGGATCCCCTTTACGCCATTCTGGACGAAACGGACTCTGGCCTGGACATAGACGCCCTCCGCATCGTTTCGGAAGGAGTCAACTCCATGCGCTCTCCCTTCCGCAGCTTCCTCGTCATCACCCACTACAAGCGCCTGCTGGATTACATCAAGCCGGACGTGGTCCACGTGCTGGCCGACGGACGGATTGTCCGTACCGGCGGCGGAGAGCTGGTGGACGAACTGGAAAGCAGGGGATATGAATTCCTGAAAGAGGCGGAAGGAGCGGAAAAGGCGTAA
- a CDS encoding Fur family transcriptional regulator: protein MNPKTDSKQAARTASTLPVISGLRLTKQRQEVYQVLLEQRDHPTANEVYQRVRKKLPSISLATVYNCLEALVNHGLVNQVNFERSSSRFCPNLVDHGHFQDTRTGCIYDITIKEGVDLKEFINLPDDVCIEEAQITLRGSIITPQG, encoded by the coding sequence ATGAATCCCAAAACAGATTCCAAACAAGCCGCCCGCACCGCCTCTACCCTCCCGGTTATTTCCGGTTTGAGACTCACCAAGCAGCGACAGGAAGTCTACCAGGTTCTCCTGGAACAGAGAGACCATCCCACCGCGAATGAAGTTTACCAGCGGGTGCGCAAAAAGCTCCCCAGCATCTCCCTGGCCACCGTTTACAACTGCCTGGAAGCCCTGGTGAATCACGGCCTGGTCAATCAGGTCAACTTTGAACGCAGCTCTTCCCGCTTCTGTCCCAATCTCGTTGATCATGGGCACTTCCAGGACACCCGGACCGGCTGCATTTACGACATCACCATCAAGGAGGGCGTGGATCTGAAGGAATTCATCAACCTGCCCGACGACGTGTGCATCGAAGAAGCCCAGATCACCCTCAGGGGCTCCATCATCACGCCGCAGGGCTAA
- the rpmA gene encoding 50S ribosomal protein L27, whose translation MAHKKGQGSVKNGRDSRSKRLGVKKFGGQEVIAGNIIIRQRGTKWHPGKGVGMGRDYTIFSLVDGRVFFDREGRRVNVAPESSEAAN comes from the coding sequence ATGGCTCACAAGAAAGGTCAAGGTTCTGTCAAGAACGGTCGCGACTCCCGCAGCAAGCGCCTCGGCGTTAAAAAATTCGGCGGGCAGGAAGTGATCGCGGGCAACATCATCATCCGCCAGCGCGGCACCAAGTGGCACCCCGGCAAGGGCGTGGGCATGGGCCGTGACTACACCATTTTCTCCCTCGTGGACGGCCGCGTGTTCTTTGACCGCGAAGGCCGCCGCGTCAATGTGGCCCCGGAAAGCTCCGAGGCTGCCAACTAA
- the rplU gene encoding 50S ribosomal protein L21 — translation MAYAIFKTGGKQYRVQAGDVIDVECINTLEEGAEASFDQVLMVENDGNVTLGTPTVAGATVSAKVVSQFRDKKIIAFKFKRRKGFHKKKGSRRAMTKLEITGINA, via the coding sequence ATGGCATACGCAATTTTCAAAACAGGTGGCAAGCAGTACCGCGTTCAGGCGGGCGACGTGATCGACGTTGAGTGCATCAATACCCTTGAAGAGGGTGCTGAAGCAAGCTTCGATCAGGTGCTTATGGTGGAAAATGACGGAAACGTGACCCTCGGCACCCCGACGGTGGCAGGAGCTACGGTCTCCGCCAAGGTCGTCAGCCAGTTCCGCGACAAGAAGATCATCGCCTTCAAATTCAAGCGCCGCAAGGGCTTCCACAAGAAAAAAGGTTCCCGCCGCGCCATGACGAAGCTGGAAATCACCGGTATCAACGCCTAA
- the tsaE gene encoding tRNA (adenosine(37)-N6)-threonylcarbamoyltransferase complex ATPase subunit type 1 TsaE: MSEWYKIFKNGPVLTHSPEEMRELGRQIGKILMPGEVLGVVGELGAGKTHLTQGIMEGLGSSDAAASPTFSLVHEHADGRLRACHFDFYRLKDESELLGIGWDEYLDGDAVLIVEWANLFPDALPEGTSWLLLEHEGECLRRVSLAPVE, translated from the coding sequence ATGAGCGAATGGTATAAAATTTTTAAAAACGGCCCCGTTTTAACTCATTCTCCGGAGGAAATGAGGGAGCTGGGACGGCAAATAGGTAAAATTTTAATGCCCGGTGAAGTGTTGGGCGTGGTGGGGGAGCTGGGCGCCGGAAAGACGCACCTGACTCAAGGGATTATGGAAGGGCTGGGGAGTTCCGATGCGGCGGCCAGCCCGACGTTTTCCCTGGTGCACGAGCATGCGGACGGGCGCCTACGGGCGTGCCATTTTGATTTTTACCGGCTGAAGGATGAGTCCGAATTGCTCGGCATAGGCTGGGACGAGTATCTGGACGGGGACGCGGTGCTCATTGTGGAATGGGCCAACCTGTTTCCGGACGCGCTGCCGGAGGGAACTTCCTGGCTGCTGCTGGAGCACGAGGGGGAATGCCTGCGCCGGGTGTCTCTGGCCCCTGTGGAATGA
- a CDS encoding alpha/beta hydrolase encodes MNLMRMLKPGKWKILSALLAGALALACVQCSVRSLVYLPPQPKDKTVYLEKRAAWEPHRRTFHHNGAQLSGWLIEKKGQPLLVYYGGNAMDISMMLPYLDRFPHAKLLVNYRGYGLSTGTPTEQNIMGDSLAILDSVLKETGRTPDDVILVGQSLGSGVATQIASVRNVKKLVLLVPFDSLLETARGLFPYLPVKLLLPDHFRSDLAAPKVGCPVSILAAGSDEVIPPDHAKRLRDCFSTPVNYQEFPGAMHNTIWLSPGFDKAFSRSISY; translated from the coding sequence ATGAACCTCATGCGGATGCTGAAACCGGGAAAATGGAAAATCCTGAGCGCCCTGCTGGCCGGAGCGCTGGCCCTGGCGTGCGTCCAGTGTTCCGTCCGTTCCCTGGTGTACCTGCCGCCCCAGCCCAAGGACAAAACCGTGTATCTGGAAAAACGCGCCGCCTGGGAGCCCCACCGGCGCACTTTCCACCATAACGGGGCCCAGCTCAGCGGCTGGCTTATTGAAAAGAAGGGACAGCCCCTGCTGGTGTATTATGGAGGGAATGCCATGGACATCTCCATGATGCTTCCCTACCTGGACCGGTTCCCCCATGCCAAGCTCCTGGTCAACTACCGGGGATACGGTCTCAGCACCGGCACGCCCACGGAGCAGAACATCATGGGGGATTCCTTGGCGATTCTCGACTCCGTGCTGAAGGAAACCGGAAGAACGCCGGACGACGTCATCCTGGTCGGGCAAAGCCTCGGCTCCGGAGTCGCCACGCAGATAGCCTCCGTCAGGAACGTGAAAAAGCTGGTCCTGCTGGTTCCCTTTGACAGTCTTCTGGAAACCGCCCGCGGCCTCTTCCCCTACCTTCCCGTCAAGCTTCTCCTGCCGGACCACTTCCGGTCAGACCTGGCAGCGCCCAAAGTAGGCTGCCCCGTCAGCATCCTGGCGGCAGGATCGGACGAAGTCATCCCGCCTGACCACGCCAAGCGGCTCCGGGACTGCTTCTCCACGCCGGTCAACTACCAGGAATTCCCCGGCGCCATGCATAACACCATCTGGCTCAGCCCCGGCTTTGACAAGGCGTTCTCCAGGAGCATCAGCTACTGA